One Vicingus serpentipes DNA window includes the following coding sequences:
- a CDS encoding efflux RND transporter permease subunit, producing the protein MWFKISKLILKNRIAILIVLGLITCVMGYFAQFAKMSYQMAQMLPKTDSTFISYDNFKRNFGQDGSVVVIGIKNERLYELTNFNAWYDLTKNIKEIRVDFKKDGKKIIVDGTTQALSVASAYTLKKNSAKKRFDFEQIVKKKPTTQSEVDSLKKELYNYPFYEGFLYSDSTHASLIAITLNREVLDSKYRNGIFEAINAEVEKFESITGIKVHKSGLPYIRANSSTKVASEIKIFLILSILITSFILYLFFRSFKVTMYSMLVVCVGVIWAMGLLSIFGFEITILTGLIPPLIIVIGIPNCIFLLNKYHSEYKKHGNQAKSLSRVIQKTGNAIFLTNTTTALGFATFIFTQSSILVEFGIVASLDIFMVFTLSILLIPIIFSFLAPPKQRHTKHLENKMMVKMVEVLVNIVSYHRKKVYAVTVLILILGLYGISLITTTGNIIDDLPKDDPIVQDLKFFEKSFKGVMPFEVVIDTKKKGGVFADNGKTLYKIKKLQKELSSYDEFSKPLSIVEAIQFSYQAYKKGKPKFYILPPATELKKLKNYVTQDSVKKDFSSFIDSTNQITRVSFQMADIGTQEMNVLLDEIRPKIDSIFSPKDYNVTLTGTSVVFLKGTDYLVENLFTSLALAILLIASLMSVLFSSVRMVLVSLIPNLLPLLTTAALMGYIGIPIKPSTILIFSIAFGISVDDTIHFLAKYRQELKIHKIGIKKAVILALRETGVSMIYTSTILFFGFGVFTVSSFGGTVALGYLVSFTLTMAILADLVLLPSLLLSLDKALTTKAFKKEPLIEIFDEDEDIELDELEVKYIEKESIEN; encoded by the coding sequence ATGTGGTTTAAAATTTCAAAACTCATATTAAAAAATAGAATTGCAATCTTAATTGTTTTAGGATTGATAACTTGTGTGATGGGCTATTTTGCTCAGTTCGCAAAGATGAGTTATCAAATGGCTCAAATGCTTCCAAAGACTGATTCTACATTTATATCCTACGATAATTTTAAAAGAAATTTTGGTCAAGATGGAAGTGTTGTTGTTATTGGAATAAAAAATGAAAGATTATATGAACTAACTAACTTTAATGCTTGGTATGATTTAACTAAAAACATTAAAGAAATCAGAGTTGATTTTAAAAAAGATGGGAAAAAGATTATAGTTGACGGAACAACCCAAGCATTATCTGTGGCAAGTGCCTACACACTTAAAAAAAATTCAGCTAAAAAAAGGTTTGATTTTGAGCAAATCGTAAAGAAAAAACCGACAACTCAATCAGAAGTAGACTCATTAAAAAAAGAATTATATAATTATCCTTTTTATGAAGGTTTTTTATACTCAGATTCAACACATGCTTCACTTATAGCAATTACTCTTAATCGAGAAGTATTAGACTCAAAATATCGAAATGGAATTTTTGAAGCCATTAATGCGGAAGTTGAAAAATTTGAAAGCATTACAGGAATAAAAGTTCATAAGTCAGGGTTGCCTTACATTAGAGCTAATTCATCTACAAAGGTTGCAAGTGAGATTAAAATCTTTTTAATTCTATCAATACTTATTACTTCTTTTATATTATACCTCTTTTTTAGGTCTTTTAAGGTTACAATGTATTCAATGTTAGTTGTTTGTGTTGGAGTTATATGGGCAATGGGGTTGTTATCAATTTTTGGTTTTGAAATAACTATTTTGACAGGATTAATTCCTCCACTAATTATCGTGATAGGTATTCCTAATTGTATATTCCTTTTAAATAAATATCATTCGGAGTATAAAAAGCATGGTAATCAAGCTAAATCTTTAAGTAGAGTAATCCAAAAAACAGGTAATGCTATATTTCTTACAAATACAACAACAGCTTTAGGGTTTGCTACATTTATTTTTACACAAAGTTCAATATTAGTTGAATTTGGAATCGTTGCATCACTAGATATTTTTATGGTGTTTACTTTATCTATTTTATTAATACCTATAATATTTAGTTTTTTAGCACCACCAAAACAACGTCATACAAAGCATCTTGAAAACAAGATGATGGTAAAGATGGTTGAGGTGCTTGTTAATATTGTTAGCTACCATCGTAAAAAAGTTTATGCAGTTACAGTTCTTATTTTGATTTTAGGATTGTATGGAATTTCATTAATTACAACAACAGGGAATATAATTGATGATTTACCAAAAGATGATCCTATTGTTCAAGATTTAAAATTCTTTGAAAAGAGTTTTAAAGGCGTAATGCCTTTTGAAGTTGTTATTGATACTAAAAAGAAAGGTGGAGTATTTGCGGATAATGGAAAAACATTGTATAAAATCAAAAAACTTCAAAAGGAATTGTCTTCATATGATGAATTCTCTAAGCCGCTTTCTATAGTCGAGGCTATTCAATTTTCATATCAAGCGTATAAAAAAGGTAAACCTAAATTTTATATTTTACCACCTGCTACTGAGCTCAAAAAATTAAAAAATTATGTGACTCAAGATAGTGTGAAAAAAGACTTTTCATCTTTCATCGATTCAACAAATCAAATTACAAGAGTTAGTTTTCAAATGGCTGATATAGGAACTCAAGAAATGAATGTATTACTTGATGAAATCAGACCGAAGATAGACTCTATATTTTCTCCAAAAGATTATAATGTTACCTTAACAGGAACAAGTGTGGTTTTTCTTAAAGGAACAGATTACTTAGTAGAAAATTTATTTACCAGTCTTGCGTTAGCAATTTTACTAATAGCGTCATTGATGTCGGTATTATTTTCTTCAGTAAGAATGGTTTTAGTATCGTTAATTCCTAATTTATTACCGCTATTAACCACTGCAGCACTAATGGGGTATATAGGTATTCCTATAAAACCTTCAACAATATTAATCTTTAGTATTGCTTTTGGTATTTCAGTTGATGACACGATACATTTTTTAGCAAAATATAGACAAGAATTAAAGATCCATAAAATAGGCATTAAAAAAGCTGTGATATTAGCATTAAGAGAAACAGGAGTAAGCATGATTTACACGTCTACAATTTTGTTTTTTGGATTTGGAGTTTTCACTGTGTCAAGTTTTGGAGGGACCGTAGCTTTAGGTTATTTGGTTTCTTTTACTTTAACTATGGCAATATTAGCTGACCTTGTCCTTTTACCATCATTATTATTATCTTTAGATAAAGCATTAACAACAAAAGCATTTAAAAAAGAGCCTTTAATTGAAATTTTTGATGAAGACGAAGATATAGAGTTGGATGAATTAGAGGTGAAATATATTGAAAAAGAGAGTATAGAAAATTAG
- a CDS encoding ABC transporter substrate-binding protein, translating to MIYLKRTVALLFAGILLFSCGGENKEKESKEDGVVSDSKSQGATFNLALSENIQGFDPIKVVDGFSFQVLGQIYEGLLKFNEKDLSLEPLIAESWEVSEDGLTYIFKLKKGVYFHDNPCFENGKGRELVASDVKYSLERTCSNVSGNYGYSFFKNSLVGAIAFHDNEDVNEIEGIKIIDDNTIEISLVKPSTNFLNTLAVINTAIVPKEAFENKSDCFIGTGPFKYESHNEKEFKTTLVKNENYHITDKEGKKLPYLDKVVVYYVSNSQEKLEMFQEGKLDVIVDLPSASIKTVVENQISDFEAKPPKYVLGRYPELVTSYLQLNTMVEPLNNVKVRQAIAMCINKTKIVDVVLNGEAYGPANNGIVPPAIKGYDYESIVGLEYNVEKAKQLLAEAGYKNGEGFPTLKLYNAGKESQALRVGLEIQKEFRTSLNINVEIVSVSFAEKIAAEAKGEAHMSIAAWLADFPTPDNFLSIAYGATVPSSMEESSYPNASRYTNKEFDKLYELAVSTMDEGQRNEICLKAEQLMINEAPIVPLWYNENYRLLQSNISGYQPSIMHIQNLIHVKKTPKSENTQDEESK from the coding sequence ATGATTTATTTGAAAAGAACAGTCGCTTTGTTATTCGCTGGAATATTGTTATTCTCATGCGGAGGAGAGAATAAAGAAAAAGAATCAAAAGAAGATGGGGTTGTTTCAGACTCGAAATCTCAAGGGGCTACATTTAATTTAGCATTAAGTGAAAATATTCAAGGGTTTGACCCTATAAAAGTGGTGGATGGATTTTCTTTTCAAGTGTTGGGGCAGATTTATGAAGGACTACTGAAATTTAATGAGAAAGATTTGTCTTTAGAACCATTAATTGCAGAATCATGGGAGGTAAGTGAAGATGGTTTGACATATATTTTTAAGTTAAAAAAAGGTGTTTACTTTCATGATAATCCTTGTTTTGAAAATGGAAAAGGAAGAGAGTTAGTAGCCTCAGATGTTAAATACAGCCTTGAAAGAACTTGTTCAAATGTTTCTGGGAATTATGGATATTCATTTTTTAAAAATAGTTTGGTTGGTGCAATTGCTTTTCATGATAATGAAGATGTTAATGAAATAGAAGGAATTAAGATTATTGATGATAATACAATTGAAATTTCGTTAGTAAAGCCTTCGACTAATTTTTTAAATACCTTAGCAGTTATTAATACTGCTATTGTACCTAAAGAAGCTTTTGAAAATAAATCGGACTGTTTCATTGGTACGGGACCTTTTAAATATGAGAGTCATAATGAAAAAGAATTTAAAACAACTTTAGTTAAGAATGAAAACTATCACATCACGGATAAAGAAGGGAAAAAATTACCTTATTTAGATAAAGTTGTTGTTTATTATGTAAGTAATAGTCAAGAAAAACTTGAGATGTTCCAAGAAGGGAAGTTAGATGTAATTGTTGATTTACCTTCAGCTTCAATTAAAACTGTTGTTGAAAATCAAATTTCTGATTTTGAAGCAAAACCTCCTAAATATGTTTTAGGAAGATACCCTGAATTGGTTACGTCGTATCTTCAACTAAATACAATGGTTGAGCCGCTTAATAACGTAAAAGTTAGACAAGCAATAGCAATGTGTATTAATAAAACCAAAATAGTTGATGTTGTTTTAAACGGAGAAGCTTATGGCCCTGCAAATAACGGTATTGTTCCCCCAGCTATTAAAGGTTATGATTATGAATCAATTGTTGGATTAGAGTATAATGTTGAAAAAGCAAAACAACTTTTGGCTGAAGCTGGATATAAAAATGGAGAAGGGTTTCCTACATTAAAATTATATAATGCAGGAAAAGAAAGCCAGGCATTAAGAGTCGGGTTAGAAATTCAGAAAGAATTCAGAACATCTTTAAATATAAATGTAGAAATTGTTTCAGTATCATTTGCTGAAAAAATTGCTGCAGAAGCTAAAGGTGAAGCCCACATGTCTATTGCAGCTTGGCTTGCAGATTTTCCAACTCCTGATAATTTTTTAAGTATTGCTTATGGAGCAACAGTTCCATCTTCTATGGAAGAAAGTTCTTACCCAAATGCATCTAGATATACAAATAAAGAATTTGATAAGCTTTATGAACTTGCAGTATCGACAATGGATGAAGGACAAAGAAATGAAATTTGCCTTAAAGCAGAGCAATTGATGATTAATGAAGCGCCAATAGTACCACTTTGGTATAACGAAAACTACAGATTACTTCAATCAAATATTTCTGGTTATCAACCGAGTATTATGCATATTCAAAACTTAATACATGTTAAGAAAACCCCTAAGTCAGAAAATACTCAAGACGAGGAGAGTAAATAA
- a CDS encoding efflux RND transporter periplasmic adaptor subunit, translated as MKKSLSILAIVVFLFSCGSKENKTVEEIVAENNLEEIRAKRAEIVDQQTLFAEQLEFIDTKIAELDSNKKIPLVTSFVVAEAIFNHYVELQGNVSTKNLLVIYPEFAGILTNVYVKEGDKVTKGQTLAKIDDGGLSQQLAQLQIQADLSKTTFERQERLWKQKIGSEMQYLQAKSSYEAQTKAVSQMQEQIEKTIVKAPFSGIIDDVISEQGSMVSPGGSQLMRILNLDNMYIETNVPEKHLTSITKNKNVEVEFPILGKTIKSTIRETGNYINPANRTFKVEISLPNDNNEIKPNLTAKVKINDYTSEKALLIPQSIISENAQGEQYVYVIKNRKGKDGIAEKAIITTGKTQGDVIEVLSGIENGTEMIIEGARSIQDGQTVKILNL; from the coding sequence ATGAAAAAATCATTATCAATACTTGCAATAGTTGTTTTCTTGTTTTCTTGTGGAAGTAAAGAAAATAAAACCGTAGAAGAAATTGTAGCAGAAAATAATTTGGAAGAAATTAGAGCGAAAAGAGCTGAAATAGTTGACCAACAAACACTTTTTGCCGAACAATTAGAATTTATCGATACTAAAATAGCAGAATTAGATAGCAATAAAAAAATACCTCTTGTTACTTCTTTTGTTGTAGCAGAAGCTATATTCAATCATTATGTTGAACTACAAGGAAATGTAAGCACTAAAAACCTATTGGTTATATACCCTGAATTTGCTGGAATATTAACGAATGTTTATGTTAAAGAAGGAGATAAAGTAACAAAAGGGCAAACGCTTGCAAAAATTGATGATGGAGGGTTAAGTCAGCAATTAGCTCAGTTACAAATACAAGCAGATTTATCTAAAACCACTTTTGAAAGACAAGAGCGATTATGGAAACAAAAAATTGGTAGTGAAATGCAGTATTTACAAGCAAAATCTAGCTACGAAGCTCAAACAAAAGCAGTAAGTCAAATGCAAGAGCAAATAGAAAAAACGATAGTAAAAGCTCCTTTTTCTGGAATTATTGATGATGTTATTTCTGAACAAGGTAGTATGGTTTCTCCTGGTGGTTCTCAATTAATGAGAATATTGAATTTAGACAATATGTACATTGAAACGAATGTTCCAGAAAAACACTTAACATCCATTACCAAAAACAAAAATGTGGAAGTTGAATTTCCAATTTTAGGGAAAACCATCAAATCCACTATCCGAGAAACAGGAAACTACATCAATCCTGCTAACAGAACATTTAAAGTAGAAATTAGTTTACCAAACGACAACAACGAAATTAAACCAAACCTTACAGCTAAGGTTAAAATAAATGATTACACCAGCGAAAAAGCTTTACTAATTCCTCAAAGTATAATATCTGAAAATGCACAAGGAGAGCAGTATGTTTATGTAATTAAAAACCGAAAAGGTAAAGATGGTATTGCTGAAAAAGCAATCATTACAACGGGTAAAACACAAGGTGATGTTATAGAAGTTTTATCAGGAATAGAAAACGGAACAGAAATGATTATTGAAGGTGCAAGAAGCATTCAAGATGGTCAAACTGTTAAAATTTTAAACTTATAA
- a CDS encoding polyprenyl synthetase family protein → MEKINHYISIVNQAIDELSYNKEPKKLYEPIKYTLTLGGKRIRPALLLLANDLFGGKAVRAMNSALAIEVFHNFTLVHDDIMDDAPLRRGKTTVFKKWDTNTAILSGDVMFVNAIQLLAKDNNDKLADILAIFNKASVEVCEGQQYDMDFETLENVSIDDYLKMIELKTAVLLAASLKIGALIANAKQDDANHIYEFGRNLGIAFQLMDDILDLYGDPEKFGKQVGGDVIANKKTYLLLKAKELAKGETRKELEFCLTSTAIKPENKVERIKTIFNALGVKKAAIDEMNLFYNTAISHLDSIDAPEDKKKVFEDFAKQLMHREN, encoded by the coding sequence ATGGAAAAAATAAACCATTACATTTCTATCGTTAATCAAGCAATTGATGAACTTTCATATAATAAAGAACCAAAAAAATTATATGAGCCAATAAAATATACTTTAACCTTAGGTGGAAAAAGAATTAGACCTGCATTATTATTGTTGGCTAATGATTTATTTGGTGGGAAAGCTGTAAGAGCTATGAACTCAGCATTAGCTATTGAAGTATTTCATAATTTCACCTTAGTTCATGATGATATTATGGATGACGCTCCATTAAGAAGGGGTAAAACTACTGTGTTTAAAAAATGGGATACAAATACCGCAATATTGTCTGGTGATGTAATGTTTGTAAATGCAATTCAATTACTTGCAAAAGATAATAACGATAAATTGGCAGATATTTTAGCCATTTTTAATAAAGCATCTGTTGAGGTCTGTGAGGGACAACAATACGATATGGATTTTGAAACTTTGGAAAATGTTTCCATTGACGATTACCTAAAAATGATTGAATTAAAAACAGCTGTTTTATTAGCAGCTAGTTTAAAGATTGGTGCTTTAATTGCAAATGCAAAGCAAGATGACGCTAACCATATTTATGAGTTTGGAAGAAATTTAGGAATAGCATTTCAACTAATGGATGATATATTAGATCTTTATGGTGACCCTGAAAAGTTTGGAAAACAAGTAGGAGGAGATGTTATTGCGAATAAAAAAACTTACTTGTTGTTAAAAGCTAAAGAGTTGGCCAAAGGAGAAACAAGAAAAGAATTAGAATTTTGTTTAACATCAACCGCTATAAAACCTGAAAATAAGGTAGAACGTATTAAAACAATTTTTAATGCATTAGGTGTTAAAAAAGCTGCAATAGATGAAATGAATTTGTTTTATAATACAGCTATTTCTCATTTAGATTCGATTGATGCTCCTGAAGATAAAAAGAAAGTTTTTGAAGACTTTGCAAAACAATTAATGCACAGAGAAAATTAA
- a CDS encoding TolC family protein: MIKTITTIYLSTLVALALAQETQSFSLAQAQSYALENNYDKLNAESDLLIAKKKVWETTGIGLPQVNFEAKLQNFIDLPTSLIPANAFDPNAPAGEFAELRFGTNYNNSATISANQLLFDGSYLVGLKAARVYKEFSEKNISKTEIQVKEDVAQAYYLVLVAEENKRILEEVATTTEKLLSETTKIYEEGFAEEQNVDQLRLTLNDINNSLAYAEQQLSIAKNLLKFQLGYEIKNEINLTDNIESLLKLSDPENSISKEFDITNNVDYQMIKVNEELMKLNFNKEKFSFAPSVAAFFSHSQQNMSNDFDAFSGGKYYPQTLWGISLQLPIISGGMRLAKTGQAKVEYLKAQTTSKKVEQSLILQAERSKAEYTSALSVYNNQKEGVTLAKKINNHSIIKYNEGIISSLELSQSQNQYLDTEAKYIKSLLDVFNAKSNLNKAIGTN; encoded by the coding sequence ATGATAAAAACAATAACTACTATTTACTTATCAACTCTTGTTGCTTTAGCTCTTGCTCAAGAGACTCAGAGCTTTTCTTTAGCTCAAGCTCAAAGCTATGCACTAGAAAACAACTATGATAAGTTAAATGCTGAAAGCGATCTTTTAATTGCAAAAAAGAAAGTTTGGGAAACCACTGGAATTGGTTTACCTCAAGTAAATTTTGAGGCAAAACTTCAAAATTTTATTGATTTACCTACTAGCCTTATCCCTGCTAACGCATTTGATCCAAATGCTCCTGCAGGCGAATTTGCAGAATTAAGGTTTGGTACAAATTATAATAATTCAGCAACAATATCAGCCAATCAACTTTTATTTGATGGCTCTTATTTAGTTGGTTTAAAAGCAGCAAGAGTTTATAAAGAATTTTCTGAAAAAAATATTTCCAAAACTGAAATACAAGTTAAAGAAGATGTAGCTCAAGCTTATTACCTTGTTTTAGTTGCAGAAGAAAATAAGAGGATTTTAGAAGAAGTTGCAACAACAACTGAAAAGCTATTGAGTGAGACTACAAAAATTTACGAAGAAGGATTTGCTGAAGAACAAAATGTTGATCAGCTAAGACTTACACTAAATGATATAAATAACTCTTTAGCGTATGCAGAGCAACAATTATCTATTGCAAAGAATTTACTCAAGTTTCAACTAGGTTATGAAATCAAAAATGAGATTAACTTAACTGATAATATTGAATCACTTTTAAAATTATCTGACCCTGAAAATAGTATTAGCAAAGAATTTGATATTACGAATAATGTCGATTATCAAATGATTAAAGTTAATGAGGAATTAATGAAGCTAAATTTCAATAAAGAAAAATTTTCATTTGCTCCTTCTGTCGCTGCATTTTTTAGTCACTCACAACAAAATATGAGTAATGATTTTGATGCTTTTAGCGGAGGTAAATATTACCCACAAACATTATGGGGTATCTCTTTACAATTGCCTATTATTTCAGGAGGAATGAGATTAGCTAAAACTGGCCAAGCAAAAGTTGAGTATTTAAAAGCACAAACAACCTCAAAAAAAGTTGAACAAAGTTTGATATTGCAAGCTGAAAGAAGTAAAGCTGAGTATACATCTGCACTAAGCGTTTACAACAACCAAAAAGAAGGGGTAACTCTTGCTAAAAAAATTAATAACCATTCCATTATTAAATATAATGAAGGGATTATATCAAGTTTAGAATTATCTCAATCACAAAATCAATATTTAGATACTGAAGCAAAATACATAAAATCATTACTTGATGTATTTAATGCTAAATCGAATTTAAATAAAGCAATAGGAACTAATTAA
- a CDS encoding TetR/AcrR family transcriptional regulator has protein sequence MDKHHHVIAEITKLFMKLGIKSLTMEDIARHVGISKKTLYLFVSDKNDLVKKGISLMIEHEKQTLSSAREESVNAIDELIGVTKCVSSEIGEIHPSVIFDLQKYHPEAWKLLENHKKAFIHSMMLDNLKRGIKEGYYRENINPEIIANIYIGMVDNILNPENPINKTLSIDKMHTEIIRYHIRGIANDKGLTYLKEALKNVENSKFDFN, from the coding sequence ATGGATAAACATCATCATGTAATAGCCGAAATAACTAAGCTTTTTATGAAGTTAGGCATTAAAAGTCTTACCATGGAAGATATTGCTCGTCATGTAGGAATCTCTAAAAAAACACTTTATTTATTCGTTTCGGATAAAAACGATTTAGTAAAAAAAGGGATAAGCTTAATGATTGAGCACGAAAAACAAACCCTTAGTTCAGCAAGAGAGGAAAGTGTAAATGCAATAGATGAATTAATAGGTGTAACTAAATGTGTTAGTTCTGAAATTGGTGAGATACACCCATCAGTAATTTTTGATCTACAGAAATATCACCCTGAAGCATGGAAGTTATTAGAAAATCATAAAAAAGCATTTATTCATAGCATGATGCTTGATAACCTGAAAAGAGGAATTAAAGAAGGTTATTATCGAGAAAATATAAATCCGGAAATTATTGCAAACATCTATATAGGTATGGTTGACAATATTCTGAATCCTGAAAATCCGATTAACAAAACACTTAGTATTGACAAAATGCATACTGAAATAATTAGATATCACATTAGGGGTATTGCAAATGACAAAGGACTCACCTATTTAAAAGAAGCCCTTAAAAATGTTGAAAACAGCAAATTTGATTTTAATTAA
- a CDS encoding NAD-dependent epimerase/dehydratase family protein has protein sequence MSEFKKNILVTGGAGFVGSGLVEELIKDASNFVVVVDNLLTGSKNKLPIAEHNNLKFIQCDVNNIGEITSVFHTFSFHYVFHYAALVGVQRTLQNPVKVLNDITGIKNILDLSKNTGVKRVMYASSSEVYGEPVEYPQNEETTPLNSRLPYAIVKNVGEAFLKSYKQEFGLDFTVFRFFNTYGPKQSKDFVISKFINAALNNEDITIYGDGSQTRTFCFMKNNVEACIKAAFSDEQANQTINIGNNQETTVLDLAKLIIELTNSKSKLVFLPPLPEGDMTRRHPDITKMKELLGDKDLLTLEQGIKEILKDTSYILS, from the coding sequence ATGAGTGAATTTAAGAAGAACATATTAGTTACTGGTGGTGCAGGATTTGTTGGTAGTGGTTTAGTTGAAGAGTTAATTAAAGACGCTTCAAATTTTGTAGTAGTAGTAGATAATTTACTAACTGGTTCTAAAAATAAATTACCAATAGCAGAGCATAATAACTTAAAGTTTATTCAATGTGATGTAAATAATATTGGAGAAATTACAAGTGTTTTTCATACTTTTTCTTTTCATTATGTATTTCATTATGCTGCATTAGTTGGAGTTCAAAGAACATTGCAAAATCCTGTTAAGGTTTTAAATGATATTACAGGGATAAAAAATATATTAGATTTATCAAAAAACACAGGGGTAAAACGAGTAATGTATGCTTCATCTTCTGAAGTTTATGGTGAACCAGTTGAATATCCTCAAAATGAAGAAACAACTCCTTTAAATTCAAGACTACCTTATGCTATTGTAAAAAATGTAGGAGAAGCTTTTCTAAAATCATACAAACAAGAATTTGGATTGGACTTTACTGTTTTTCGTTTTTTTAATACTTATGGACCAAAGCAAAGTAAAGATTTTGTAATATCTAAGTTTATAAATGCTGCATTAAATAACGAGGACATAACTATTTATGGTGATGGAAGTCAAACCAGAACGTTTTGTTTTATGAAAAATAATGTTGAAGCATGTATTAAAGCAGCTTTTTCTGACGAACAAGCAAACCAAACGATTAATATTGGAAATAATCAAGAAACAACTGTTCTTGATTTGGCTAAGTTAATTATAGAACTAACTAATTCGAAATCTAAATTAGTTTTCTTGCCGCCTTTACCAGAGGGAGATATGACTAGAAGACATCCTGATATTACTAAAATGAAAGAATTATTAGGTGATAAAGATTTATTGACTTTAGAACAAGGAATAAAAGAAATATTAAAGGATACTAGTTATATATTGTCTTAA
- the rfbA gene encoding glucose-1-phosphate thymidylyltransferase RfbA encodes MKGIVLAGGSGTRLHPLTLAVSKQLMPIYDKPMIYYPISVLMSAGINEILIITTPHDNPSFKTLLGDGSQFGCKFEYAIQEVPNGLAQAFVIGEDFIGDEDVALILGDNIFYGTGLEQLLMEKTNPKGGVVFAYHVSDPERYGVVEFDKNLKAISIEEKPTNPKSHFAVPGLYFYNNEVIEIAKNLEPSSRGEYEITDVNKIYLEREKLEVGILDRGTAWLDTGTHASLMQAGQYVQVIEERQGLKIGCLEEIAYRKGFITKTELEALAKPLIKSGYGTYLMEIVNE; translated from the coding sequence ATGAAAGGAATTGTATTAGCAGGAGGCTCAGGAACGAGGCTTCATCCATTAACTTTAGCGGTAAGTAAACAATTAATGCCTATTTACGATAAGCCAATGATTTATTACCCAATATCAGTATTAATGAGTGCCGGTATTAACGAAATATTAATAATAACAACTCCTCATGATAATCCAAGTTTTAAAACGTTACTTGGAGATGGTTCTCAGTTTGGTTGTAAGTTTGAATATGCGATTCAAGAAGTACCAAATGGATTAGCTCAGGCTTTTGTAATAGGAGAAGATTTTATTGGAGATGAAGATGTAGCTTTAATTTTAGGGGATAATATCTTTTATGGAACAGGATTAGAACAATTATTAATGGAGAAGACAAATCCTAAAGGAGGAGTTGTGTTTGCCTACCACGTATCAGATCCAGAAAGATATGGAGTTGTTGAGTTTGATAAGAATTTGAAGGCTATATCTATTGAAGAAAAACCTACTAACCCTAAATCTCATTTTGCTGTACCAGGACTATATTTTTACAATAACGAGGTTATAGAAATTGCTAAAAACTTAGAACCTAGTTCTAGAGGAGAGTACGAAATTACGGATGTAAATAAAATATATTTAGAAAGAGAAAAATTAGAAGTAGGTATTTTGGATAGAGGAACTGCTTGGCTTGATACAGGAACACATGCTTCATTAATGCAAGCTGGGCAATATGTTCAAGTAATTGAAGAAAGACAAGGATTGAAAATTGGTTGTTTAGAAGAAATAGCCTACCGAAAAGGATTCATTACCAAAACAGAATTAGAAGCTTTAGCAAAGCCTTTAATTAAAAGTGGATATGGTACTTATTTAATGGAAATTGTAAATGAGTGA